A single genomic interval of Hafnia alvei harbors:
- the arfB gene encoding alternative ribosome rescue aminoacyl-tRNA hydrolase ArfB: protein MLQITNTVSVSDDEIEITAIRAQGNGGQNVNKSSTAIHLRFDIRSSSLPPLYQERLLAMSHHLITPDGVIIIKAQEYRSQEMNREAALARLTELIKSAGVVEKVRRPTKPSRNAKRKRVESKTRRGVTKSLRGKVSAD, encoded by the coding sequence ATGTTGCAGATTACCAACACCGTCTCAGTAAGCGATGACGAAATTGAAATCACCGCGATCCGCGCGCAGGGCAACGGTGGCCAAAATGTGAATAAGTCTTCAACGGCGATTCACCTACGCTTTGATATTCGCAGCTCCAGTTTACCGCCTTTGTACCAAGAGCGTTTACTGGCGATGAGTCATCATCTGATTACCCCCGACGGCGTCATTATCATCAAGGCGCAGGAATATCGGAGTCAGGAGATGAATCGCGAAGCGGCGCTGGCAAGATTGACGGAATTAATTAAATCGGCAGGCGTGGTGGAGAAAGTTCGTCGCCCAACGAAGCCGAGTCGAAATGCAAAACGTAAGCGGGTAGAAAGTAAAACCCGACGCGGGGTGACGAAATCTTTACGTGGCAAGGTGAGTGCGGATTAG
- a CDS encoding YaeQ family protein, whose product MALKATIYKANVNIADMDRHFYHDASLTLAQHPSETEQRMMLRLLAWICHANERLTFTKGLCADDEPELWLRNDYNGIDLWIELGLPDEKRLKKACSLSQEVVLYAYSERAGRVWWQQNQAKLSGLKALSIRFVSDEIMALLPKFANRTMDLQATIQEGAIWLSDAQNNVEIQFDHWKPAGV is encoded by the coding sequence AGGCAACGATTTACAAAGCTAACGTCAATATTGCAGATATGGATCGTCATTTTTATCATGACGCCTCCCTGACGCTGGCGCAGCATCCATCAGAAACTGAACAACGCATGATGCTGCGGCTTTTAGCTTGGATTTGCCATGCAAACGAGCGCCTGACTTTTACCAAAGGATTATGCGCCGACGATGAGCCAGAATTATGGCTACGTAATGATTACAACGGTATCGATCTGTGGATTGAACTCGGCTTACCCGATGAGAAACGTCTTAAAAAAGCCTGTTCGTTATCGCAGGAAGTGGTGCTCTACGCTTATAGTGAACGCGCTGGCCGCGTGTGGTGGCAACAAAATCAGGCAAAACTGAGCGGGCTTAAAGCACTATCTATCCGTTTTGTTAGCGATGAAATTATGGCGCTGCTGCCTAAGTTTGCTAACCGCACCATGGACTTACAGGCAACAATACAGGAAGGCGCAATCTGGCTGTCTGACGCGCAAAACAACGTTGAAATCCAGTTTGATCACTGGAAGCCTGCGGGAGTCTGA